The genomic segment AATCCCTGGATCATCGAAGCCACCCCGGCGAATGACGAGCAACCCGCAGCCCCCAGCGCAACTGCCATAAGGGCACGCTATTGGGCGCGGCTTAAAAATCCGCGGAGCTTGCTGGACCTGCTGTCCGGTAAGGTTGATTTGCGCAAACTGGCAACCGGCTTGGTTTCTGCCTCCCGAAAGGAGCCAGTGTCGGGTCTGGCAGTACGCTTAGCCAAATCGCTCGCAAAATCGACGGTTCCTACCCATCTGCTGATTGCCCGTCACGACACGACGGCCATGGCATTCATGGGGGCGTGGCATAGCGCAGAGTTCGCGGATGCGCGGGCTTTGGCGCATATCCAAATGGACCAGTTTGATACTGCTTCCCATGGCTTTGCCGATGATGCCTCGCGCCGCTGGCTCTACGATAACATCCATAAGACGCTTCAAAAGGTATGAGAGCGCTTTAGCGGCGAAATTGGGCACTTCTGCCCTGCATTGCCACCATCGGCCAGATACCCCCTGTTCGTTGCCACTTGATTTCCATCCAAGTTGATGTAGTCACTTGTATCAATGATAACGTTCACAAGAATGATGGAAGCGCGGAAAATGTCTTTATCGAGATCGATGGCCGTCCTGGCCCTGTTGTCCATGATTTCGACCCCGGCACTGATGGCCGCCGATTCCACCGCTACCCCGTCCGCTTGGCCTTCGGCAGCAAGCCCCGCACAGATAACCGATGCCAAGGTAGAAGCCGAAATTGACGCGCTAATTGCGCGGATGACGGTCGCGCAAAAAGTCGGTCAGCTAATTCAGGCCGATATCAGTGCCATTACGCCCAAGGATCTTGCCCGCTATCCACTGGGATCGATATTGGCAGGCGGCAATTCCGGACCCAATGGAGACGAACGTGCCAGCGCGCAAAAATGGGCCGAGTTGGTCGACGCCTTTCGTGCTTCGTCGCGCAAATCGGGGGCCCGTATTCCCATATTGTTCGGTGTCGATGCCGTACATGGCCATTCCAATGTCCCCAACGCCACCATCTTCCCCCACAATATCGGCTTAGGTGCCGCACGCGATGTCGATCTTCTACAGCGCATTGGCGCAGCAACCGCAGCCGAAATTTCGGGGAGCGGTATCGAATGGACCTTTGCACCCACTTTAGCCGTTCCGCAGGACTTGCGATGGGGGCGCACCTATGAAGGGTACGCATCCGACCCCGCGCTGGTTGCCCAATATGCGAAGGCCATGACAATCGGACTGCAAGGACCATTGGTCGCCGGAAAGCCGCTCGCGACCCAGAATGTTGCGGCAACCGCAAAGCATTTTCTGGCGGATGGGGGAACGGCAGACGGGCGCGACCAAGGCGATGCGCAGATTAGCGAAGCCGAATTGATCGCCAAGCACGCGCAAGGCTACCCCGCCGCGATCGACGCTGGCGCGCTGACCGTAATGGCCAGCTTCTCGAGCTGGAATGGGGAGAAGCACCACGGCAACCGATCGCTTCTGACCGATGTGTTGAAAGACCGCATGGGCTTTGCCGGACTGGTCGTGGGCGACTGGAATGGACATGGCCAGGTTGCCGGCTGTTCTGCGACCGACTGCCCCGCGGCGATCAATGCAGGGCTCGACCTGTTCATGGCGCCCGACAGTTGGAAGGGGCTGTATAAATCCACTTTGAAGGCAGCGCGTGACGGGCGCATTCCGATGGCGCGCATCAACGACGCGGTGCGCCGCATCTTGCGGGTCAAGTACAAGCTGGGGTTGATGGGCGCGACGCAGATAAAGCGCGGCGATGCAAGCCTTGTAGGCGCCCCTGCACATCTCGAACTGGCGCGCGAGGCCGTTTCAAAATCTCTGGTCCTACTCAAGAATAATGACGGTGTGCTGCCGGTCCGTAAGGGCGCGCGCGTTCTGATTTCCGGGTCGGGCGCCGACAATATGGCCATGCAGTCGGGCGGATGGACGATCAGCTGGCAAGGTACGGATACAAAGGCGTCCGATTTCCCCAACGGCCAAACCATCGGTCGCGCGTTGAGCGATGCCGTGCACGGCAATGGCGGTTCGGCCATTCTGTCGAGCGAAGGCAAATTTGACGCCAAGCCCGATGTTGCCATCGTCGTGTTGGGCGAAAAACCCTATGCAGAATTTGAAGGTGACGTTCCCGACCTCGGTTTCCGGACGTCGAGCAGTGAACAGGAAATGATCGCGCGCCTGAAAGCGCAGAAGATCCCTGTTGTCGTTCTGTTTCTTTCGGGTCGCCCCATGTTTACCGGACCCTTATTCAATCAAGCCGATGCCTTTGTCGCTGCGTGGCTACCGGGCACGCAGGCGCGTGGTATCGCCGATGTGCTCGTCACCCGTCCCGATGGTAAACCGGCACGCGATTTTACGGGACGCCTGCCCTTCGCTTGGCCGGCCGACGCACGCGCTTCGCTTGAAAACCCGCTCTTTCCGGTTGGCTATGGGCTGACCTATGCATCTTCTTCCAATTTGGGACCGGTGAACGAGGACCCGAAAGTTGACCTGTCATCTCAGGCACATAGCACTGCCTATATTGTCCGCGGGAAAGTCCCCGCGCCCTGGCATTTGGGCATAGACGGGTCAATCAGCACAAAGGCCGTAGACCTTTCGGCGCAGGAAGACGCTCGGCAATTTACGTGGAACGCCAATGGAGAATTCGCCGTCAATGGCCCGGCGATCAACCTTGAAGAGCCCTTGAAAAAGGGTTGGTCGCTGACACTCGACTGGCGGATTGATGCGCCTGTCAAAGGTCCCGTCAAACTCGCCTTCAGCGGCGCGACGGTCGATTTAAGCGAAGCTATCCGCAGCGCGCCGACCGGCGAGCGTGTCCAAACGCGCATCCCGTTGCGTTGTTTTGCCGAATCCGGCGCAAATTTTGGATCGGTGGGCTCCCCCATACGTATGCAGGCCCCGAAAGGGCTTGTTGCCACAATTCGCAGCGTTCATATCGAAGAAGCAAAAGAAAGCGTGCCCTGCCCAAGCAAAGGCCGCTAAAACAGTGGAGAGAAAAACATGGCTTTAGCACCGGGTGCCGCCGCACCTTCGGAATCGACCGATTCCCATATCGACGCACCCCAACTGCAACTGTTCGTCATGGGCCTGTTTTTTATCTTTGGCGGAATCACCAGCCTGAATGACGTGATCATTCCAAAGCTGAAAGAGCTCTTCACGCTCAATTATACACAGGCCATGCTTGTGCAATTCTGTTTCTTCACCGCCTATGCCGTCATCGGCATTCCCGGCGCACGGCTCGTAAAAAAGATCGGCTATATGAGGGGTGCGGTTGCTGGACTTCTGACCATGATGGCGGGTTGCCTGCTGTTCATTCCCGCCAGCCAGACCGCGACTTACGGTGTTTTCCTACTGGCTCTATTCGTTCTGGCGAGCGGCGTTGTCATCGTGCAGGTGGTGTCGAACCCGCTTATTTCCCTGCTGGGCAAACCGGCGACAGCACATAGCCGTCTTACCTTTGCACAAGCTTTCAACTCGCTCGGGACAACTGTGTTTCCGATATTCGGTTCGATCCTGATTCTGGGCGGTCTGGCAACGGTGACCGCCGACCAATTGTCGGGTGTTGAGCTGGACGCTTATCGGACTGCGGAAAGTCAGGCGATTGTAAATGGCTATCTTGGTATCGCCGTAGCGCTCGCCATCGTCGCAGGCGTGGTATGGATGTTCCGCAACGCCTTGAAGGGCGAGAAGCACGAGGCAAGCGAAGGCCTTGCGGGCCTTGATCTCCTTAAACGTCCACGCTTCGGCTTTGGGGCCCTGTGCATCTTTCTATATGTCGGAGCCGAAGTCGCCATCGGATCGCTGATCGTCAATTATCTGATGCAGGACCATGTCATGGGCCTAGAAGAGCAGTCGGCCGGGAAGCTGATTGCCCTTTATTGGGGCGGCGCCATGATTGGACGCTTCATCGGCTCGGCCGTGCTGCGCTTCGTAAGCCCGGGTAAATTGCTTGCCGCCGTCGCGGTAGGCGCAATTCTTTTGCTGATCACATCGACCCAGACCAGCGGAGACGTTGCCGGTTACTCCTTGCTTGCAGTTGGACTCACCAATGCGATCATGTTCCCGACCATTTTCACCCTCGCCTGCGAAAAGCTGGGATCGCGTGCGGCAGACGGTTCGGGCATCATCAATGTTGCAATCGTCGGCGGGGCTATCATACCTCTTTTGACGGGTGTTATCGCCGACCTGACATCCAGCCTCGCAATAGCATTTGTATTGCCGATGGCATGCTACGCGGTCATCGCGGCCTTCGGCATCTATGCGCGAAAGCCGGCCTAGGTCACCTCAGATCCGGCGCGACATCGTAAGCAGCAATATACTGGCGGCGAAGGCGAGGCCGGCCAGCAGTATGAATAGCGCGTCGAAACCATAGGTCGGCACCAGTGCCATGGTCAGCCACGGCATGATCAAGGACGGAACGGTGTTCGTCAGATTGAAAATGCCCAGATCCCGACCGCGCGTGTGCGGTCGGGGTAAAACCCGAAGCGTTTGACTGGAGTGCAGCGCTAGAAAAATGCTGCTCGCCAAACCGAACAGGACATATCCCGCAATCGCAAATGCCATGTTCGGCGCCCACGCCATGATAATCAAGCCGACTGCGGCCAAGGATGCCGTTAGGATCAAAGGCATTATAGGCTTAGCAGAACGGTCGGACCATGTCCCGACGCCCAGTGCGACAAAAACCGAGAGCCCCAAAACAATAGCAAAAATACTTGCGGCATCATTTTCACCGAAGCGGGGATCAAGGCTGCGGAACCACAGCAGCAAGAATGCGAAAAGCGATGCCTCAGCTATCTGCACAAGCAGACGCGCAAGCCACATGCGGATCGCGGGGTTTGTGGGCTTTGGATTATCGTCGTCACGCCCGATATCCACGCCCTTCGCATCCATCAAATGCGGCATCGCTACTGGTTTGCCAAGAAAGAGCACCGGGGCTACCATACACAGCACCAGAAGCGCCACCAGTGCCTCCCTTTGCGCAAATCCGGCAAACATATCCGTGGTGACGATTGCGCCGGATAACGCCCCTAATGCAGGCGCCAACGCCAAAAGCCCACCCAGCATCCCCTTTTGCACATCAGGGATGGTATCGCCTGCCCAGGCGGCAAGGGGTGCAAGCATCATATTCAGCCCGAACTGCCAACATACGATCAATGCGATCAGGACGTTGGTGTCTCCGGCATATGGCATCGACAACATCAGCGCAGACGAGAGCAACAAACCGCCAAATATCCATATTCTTCGGCGTCGGGTCACGTCGCTTGCCCATCCGAACAAGATGTTGGACAGGCTTGCCGAAATTGCGCCAACAAACGCCGCGATGGCAAGTGTTGTAAGCACTTCTGCTTTGTTCATCGCCGAGACACGAAGCGGAAGCAGCAATGTCAGAAACGGCATATAGGCAACCGCGCCACCCGAAACGGCAAGCGCATAGAGATACATGAACCGCGGCGATTGCCGACCCGGTGGAACCGGATCAGTCAGGGCCGTTGCCGCCGCACGACGCGGTGCTACCGCGAAGAACCAAGCCACCCTCAGTCACGACCGGTTGCGGCAGGTTGGCGCCGTCGCCCATGGTGATCAAAAGCTCGACCGCTTTTGAAAAAGTGGCAGCGATAGGCTGATCTACCGCAGTCAACTGCGGCTCGGTAAAGCGGACCACCGGCGTGTTATCGAAGCTGATCAGTGAAACATCCTGCGGCACGTTCAGTCCGCGCTTCGTCAAAGTGTCCAGTGCCGCCAGTGCCATTTGATCGCTGCTGGCAATGATTGCCGTCGGGCGATCCTTGAGAGCGAGCAATGCATGTGTTGCGGCGATACCGCTTTCATAACCGAAGTCGCCTCGTGCGAGCAGGTCGCCGGTTTGCAATCCGGCAGCGGCCATCGCCTCGCGCCAACCGTCGATGCGCCAGGTCGACAAATCATATTCTTCCGATCCCGAGATGAATCCAATCCGTTGGTGTCCAAGGGCGATCAAATGGTCGGTGGCACGGCGGGCCGAACCTTCATCGTCCATCGTCATCGCGATGCCGGCGCCGGGCGTTATGGAGCCGATCCGTGCGAACGGAATTTTGCGCTTGGACAGAAAGCCCGTAATCAACGGATTTTCGGAGTGGGGCGGTGTCAGTATCACGCCGTCGGGTTGGAGGGCCGCCAGGGTAGCACCCAGTTCGCGTTCGACATGGTCATTATGCGTGTCGACGAGTTCGAAGATCATCCGGTAGCCATATTCGGCGCACTTCAGCATCCCGCCGAACAACATCTGGTCGACCCAGTCTGTTCCCTGCCGGGATTTCCAGTCGGCAATCGTCCGCTCCCGGTCATTGATCGCAAGGATGAGGTATGACCGTGAGCCGCTCATCCTTTGGGCCGCGATTGAGGGCACATAACCCAGCTTGTCGATCGACGCCTGCACCCGCTCCTTCATCGAGGGACGTACATTGGGCTCATTATTGATGACACGGCTGACCGTTTGCAGAGATACCCCTGCATCCGCCGCAACATGCTTGATCGTGACAGCCTGACGGCGTCTCGCCATATTCTACTCGTCCCCTTTGGCCTTTTGCAGGCAGGCTAGCCCTTTTTCCGGGTCTTCCGCGCACTGGTATATGCGTATCCAGTCGATCAGAAACTCCGCAGGCACAACGTCTGCCGCAACACCCTTATCGTTATTTTCTTCCGACAGCCTTCCCCCAATGGCAAGATTGGCCATGATGTAAAAGGGTTGGTCAAATGGCGCAACGCCATTTCCTTTGGCGAGAGGCGATGCGCTATCCCATTGGTCCGCTTTCACTTCCCAGTATAGCCGGCCATCGAGTGAAAAGCGCATGATGCCCTCGGCCCACTCCAGCGTCCAGATATGAAAATCATCCGATGGCAGTGCCTTGGACGGAAGAGCGACGCGCGTATCGAGAACCTTGTTGGCGGGAGCAAAATCGCCGAAGTGAAGCGCACTGATCATGCGGTTTTCGCCGACGGTGCCTTCACATACTGTGCAGGTCGCCCCCAGATTGACGCCTTCCAATATGTCGATTTCACCCGACCGGGGCCATCCGCCATAATAGTTCTCGCTGGGCATCATCCAGACAGCCGGCCATGTGCCCTGCCCTTTCGGAGGCTTTGCGCGGAATTCGATCTTGCCATATTTCCAGCTTGCCAGACCCAAGGTCCGAATCTTGCCGGACGTTATATTTTGGGTCTTCTTGGGGTTAGGCTTGTCCGCAATTTCCGGTGGTCGGTCGGGGCCCGTAAAGCGTTCCTTGCGCGCCATAAGATGCAATATGCCATCCGAGACACGAATGTTTTTCGAACGGTCCGTATAACATTGCCGCTCGAAATTACCGCCGCCCCAGCAGGATTGTTCCGGCTTCCATTTCGTCCGGTCGAGCTCGGTCCCGTTAAACTCATCCGCCCATACCAGTTTCCACCCGCTTGGCGCGGGATTGGCATTGGCATAGGCAGACGGGGATCCTGCCCATGCGGCGACCACCGCAAGTACCAACTTTCCGAGATGAGTCATAAGCATCCTTTCATGACAGGACATAGGCGCGCTTTTCCGTCAAACAAAGAACGGGCCCAAGTCATATGACTAAGGCCCGTTCGCATTGTCTAGTTTACGGACAGCTTAGAATTCAAACCGCGCCAGGAATGTAAAGCGTCGGTCGTTCCGGAACGCCGACCTTGTGGCCTTGGTTCCGGTGAAATCGATCACCTGTGACGTCTGTGTGACCTCATCGAGCAGGTTGACGCCCTGAATACCCAGTTTCAGTTGCTTACTGACCGTTACAAAGATCGAGCCGTCCAGTTGCCCCGTTGCTTCACCGTAAATCGGCGAGAAGGGGAAGATGACGTCGCGCGGTGTCTGCAAGAAATCCGAACGCCAGTTATAGGCCAAGCGGGCAGACAAGGGTCCCTTTTCATAGAAACCGACCGCGTTGATCGTGTGTTTGGAT from the Sphingorhabdus lacus genome contains:
- a CDS encoding glycoside hydrolase family 3 protein — its product is MSLSRSMAVLALLSMISTPALMAADSTATPSAWPSAASPAQITDAKVEAEIDALIARMTVAQKVGQLIQADISAITPKDLARYPLGSILAGGNSGPNGDERASAQKWAELVDAFRASSRKSGARIPILFGVDAVHGHSNVPNATIFPHNIGLGAARDVDLLQRIGAATAAEISGSGIEWTFAPTLAVPQDLRWGRTYEGYASDPALVAQYAKAMTIGLQGPLVAGKPLATQNVAATAKHFLADGGTADGRDQGDAQISEAELIAKHAQGYPAAIDAGALTVMASFSSWNGEKHHGNRSLLTDVLKDRMGFAGLVVGDWNGHGQVAGCSATDCPAAINAGLDLFMAPDSWKGLYKSTLKAARDGRIPMARINDAVRRILRVKYKLGLMGATQIKRGDASLVGAPAHLELAREAVSKSLVLLKNNDGVLPVRKGARVLISGSGADNMAMQSGGWTISWQGTDTKASDFPNGQTIGRALSDAVHGNGGSAILSSEGKFDAKPDVAIVVLGEKPYAEFEGDVPDLGFRTSSSEQEMIARLKAQKIPVVVLFLSGRPMFTGPLFNQADAFVAAWLPGTQARGIADVLVTRPDGKPARDFTGRLPFAWPADARASLENPLFPVGYGLTYASSSNLGPVNEDPKVDLSSQAHSTAYIVRGKVPAPWHLGIDGSISTKAVDLSAQEDARQFTWNANGEFAVNGPAINLEEPLKKGWSLTLDWRIDAPVKGPVKLAFSGATVDLSEAIRSAPTGERVQTRIPLRCFAESGANFGSVGSPIRMQAPKGLVATIRSVHIEEAKESVPCPSKGR
- a CDS encoding MFS transporter; translation: MAWFFAVAPRRAAATALTDPVPPGRQSPRFMYLYALAVSGGAVAYMPFLTLLLPLRVSAMNKAEVLTTLAIAAFVGAISASLSNILFGWASDVTRRRRIWIFGGLLLSSALMLSMPYAGDTNVLIALIVCWQFGLNMMLAPLAAWAGDTIPDVQKGMLGGLLALAPALGALSGAIVTTDMFAGFAQREALVALLVLCMVAPVLFLGKPVAMPHLMDAKGVDIGRDDDNPKPTNPAIRMWLARLLVQIAEASLFAFLLLWFRSLDPRFGENDAASIFAIVLGLSVFVALGVGTWSDRSAKPIMPLILTASLAAVGLIIMAWAPNMAFAIAGYVLFGLASSIFLALHSSQTLRVLPRPHTRGRDLGIFNLTNTVPSLIMPWLTMALVPTYGFDALFILLAGLAFAASILLLTMSRRI
- a CDS encoding hydrolase 1, exosortase A system-associated; this translates as MRRMISFPCGTDNLVGTLDEGTRDVGLLIVSGGNEIRSGAFGGQAALAAHMADAGYTTFRYDRRGIGESEGQNAGFEESADDIAAALAAFRQSAPQVKRIIAFGNCDAATALALFHHSNAIDGLILANPWIIEATPANDEQPAAPSATAIRARYWARLKNPRSLLDLLSGKVDLRKLATGLVSASRKEPVSGLAVRLAKSLAKSTVPTHLLIARHDTTAMAFMGAWHSAEFADARALAHIQMDQFDTASHGFADDASRRWLYDNIHKTLQKV
- a CDS encoding glycoside hydrolase family 16 protein gives rise to the protein MTHLGKLVLAVVAAWAGSPSAYANANPAPSGWKLVWADEFNGTELDRTKWKPEQSCWGGGNFERQCYTDRSKNIRVSDGILHLMARKERFTGPDRPPEIADKPNPKKTQNITSGKIRTLGLASWKYGKIEFRAKPPKGQGTWPAVWMMPSENYYGGWPRSGEIDILEGVNLGATCTVCEGTVGENRMISALHFGDFAPANKVLDTRVALPSKALPSDDFHIWTLEWAEGIMRFSLDGRLYWEVKADQWDSASPLAKGNGVAPFDQPFYIMANLAIGGRLSEENNDKGVAADVVPAEFLIDWIRIYQCAEDPEKGLACLQKAKGDE
- a CDS encoding LacI family DNA-binding transcriptional regulator, coding for MARRRQAVTIKHVAADAGVSLQTVSRVINNEPNVRPSMKERVQASIDKLGYVPSIAAQRMSGSRSYLILAINDRERTIADWKSRQGTDWVDQMLFGGMLKCAEYGYRMIFELVDTHNDHVERELGATLAALQPDGVILTPPHSENPLITGFLSKRKIPFARIGSITPGAGIAMTMDDEGSARRATDHLIALGHQRIGFISGSEEYDLSTWRIDGWREAMAAAGLQTGDLLARGDFGYESGIAATHALLALKDRPTAIIASSDQMALAALDTLTKRGLNVPQDVSLISFDNTPVVRFTEPQLTAVDQPIAATFSKAVELLITMGDGANLPQPVVTEGGLVLRGSTASCGGNGPD
- a CDS encoding sugar MFS transporter codes for the protein MALAPGAAAPSESTDSHIDAPQLQLFVMGLFFIFGGITSLNDVIIPKLKELFTLNYTQAMLVQFCFFTAYAVIGIPGARLVKKIGYMRGAVAGLLTMMAGCLLFIPASQTATYGVFLLALFVLASGVVIVQVVSNPLISLLGKPATAHSRLTFAQAFNSLGTTVFPIFGSILILGGLATVTADQLSGVELDAYRTAESQAIVNGYLGIAVALAIVAGVVWMFRNALKGEKHEASEGLAGLDLLKRPRFGFGALCIFLYVGAEVAIGSLIVNYLMQDHVMGLEEQSAGKLIALYWGGAMIGRFIGSAVLRFVSPGKLLAAVAVGAILLLITSTQTSGDVAGYSLLAVGLTNAIMFPTIFTLACEKLGSRAADGSGIINVAIVGGAIIPLLTGVIADLTSSLAIAFVLPMACYAVIAAFGIYARKPA